Within Candidatus Hydrogenedentota bacterium, the genomic segment CCCGCAAAGTAGACGCGCCATCTTGGCGCGTTCTTGGGGTTTTCGTTGGCTCAAAGAACGCGCCAAGATGGCGCGTCTACTTTCCGGCCCTCCCGCAGCCCTCACTTCATAGGCAGAATTCCCGCCTCCGGCGGTCTGGGGCTCGCCATGACGCGTTGACGGCGAGGCGGTGTCCCGGAATTGACCCCGGGGGGCGTTTCCCGTATGCTCTTTGCGGCCGGGGCGTGTCCCGGAAAACCCCTTATGGAAAGGCTGAGCAGGCATGGCGGAAGGCATTCGTGTGACGTTGTGGAACGAGGGGCGGCATGAGAAGACCATGCCGCGGGTCGCGGAACTGTATCCCGACGGGATGCACCGGGCGATTGGGCGGTCTCTGGAGGGAAAACCGGGCATCGCCTCGGTGCGCTGCGTGGCGCTGGACGACCCCGGGCAGGGGCTCACGGACGAGATTCTGGCGGACACGGATGTGATGACGTGGTGGGGCCACTGCGCCCATGACGACGTCACGGAGGAGAACGCGGCGAAGGTCCAGCAGCGGGTGCTGGAGGGCATGGGACTCATCGTGCTGCACTCCGGACACCTGTCCAAGCCTTTTGTCCGACTCATGGGCACCGGATGCTGCCTGAAATGGCGGGAGCACGGGGAGCACGGCGAGAAGGAGCGGCTGTGGGTGGTGGACCCCGCGCACCCGATTGTGGAGGGACTGCCGGACCACTTCGAACTGCCGAACACGGAAATGTACGGCGAGCCGTTCGGCATCCCGAAACCGGACGACCTGGTGTTCATCAGCTGGTTCCAGGGCGGCGAGGTCTTTCGCAGCGGATGCTGCTGGCACCGGGAACGCGGCAAGGTCTTCTACTTCCGCCCGGGCCATGAGACCTTCCCGATCTACCACGACGCGCGCGTGCTGCGCGTGATCTACAACGCCGTGCGCTGGGCCGCCCCGGTCCGCATGGAAAGCCCGCCCGTGCAGGGGAACACCGAGCCCCTCGAACCGCTGCCCTGACCCAAGGAGAGCCCGGATGCGTTTCGCGCCCACGGTTCTGATAGGTTTATGCGCTGCCCTCCTTGCCGGGGCGGCGGCGGCCGCGCCGCCCTCCCTGGCGCTGAAGGCGCGGGTCTTCGAGCATGACATGGAGGAGCGGTTCCTGCTGGACGGG encodes:
- a CDS encoding trehalose utilization protein ThuA, whose translation is MAEGIRVTLWNEGRHEKTMPRVAELYPDGMHRAIGRSLEGKPGIASVRCVALDDPGQGLTDEILADTDVMTWWGHCAHDDVTEENAAKVQQRVLEGMGLIVLHSGHLSKPFVRLMGTGCCLKWREHGEHGEKERLWVVDPAHPIVEGLPDHFELPNTEMYGEPFGIPKPDDLVFISWFQGGEVFRSGCCWHRERGKVFYFRPGHETFPIYHDARVLRVIYNAVRWAAPVRMESPPVQGNTEPLEPLP